The region GTTGTACGACAGCACGACGGCGCCTACGCACGTAGGAATGTGCAGGACGGGCGCCCCCATGGCTGCTGTCTCCTGGTCATTGAGAAATGCGTCGGAGGCGCCAAAGTCCACGGTCTTGTCGGTGAGGGCTTTGATGCCGCCGCCGGAACCGATGCTGTTGTAGTTCACGCGGACGCCGGTGACACCGTCATACGTGTCGAACATCTTGGAGTACAGGGGATAGGGAAAGGTCGCGCCGGCCCCCGCCAATTCCTTGACGGTTGTGGGACCTCCCTGGGAACTGCAGCCGGACACAACCAAGGTGATCACCAGTAGTGTCGCCAGAACCACCGACAAACGACCAAACATCTTCATGCAGACCTCCCGAGATGTGCACGTCACACGAATGTCACAATACAAACTCATAGAATAGGACAATACCGTGAGTACCGCCATTGGCGGATGTTAAGATTGTATTAAGCTGAATCTCCCGGGAAATGGAGACAGCGCCCCCGGAGTACCAGGAGCGCTGCGTGAAAGCGGGAGAGACGCGATTCAGTCGGGGATAGGCGCTCCACCGTAGGTCATGGAACTGATGAGTTTCTGTGCTTTCTGAACAGCGGCTTCTGGCATCTTCCCATAACCAAGGCTTTCGTTGACCGATTGGCCTGTTGTGAGCATCCAGTTCAGTACTCGCTTGAGGGCGATCGCTTGTCCCAGCGTTCGTCCAGAGTATTGCTGCTCGCGATACACCAGCAGCCACGTGAACGCGGCGATGGGATACGCCTGTGAATCGCTGCTGTTCATGAGGAGGACCTTGAGGTCGTCCGGCAGTTGGATCTGGGCGGCGCGCCCTGACGATGCAAGGGACGCGGTGATGAAGTTGCCCGATGAGTTGCGCATCGTCGCGTAGGAGAGTTTGGCGCCGATCGCGTAGACGAGTTCCACGTAGCCGATGGCGCCTCTGTTCTGTGACACGAGCCCTGCAACGCCATCATTGCCCTTGCCACCAAGGCCAACGGGCCAGCTGACCGACTTCCCGGCGCCGACCTTCGTTTTCCATATCGGCACGGCCATGGAAAGGTAGTTGGTAAAGATGGAGGTCGTGCCGGAACCATCCGAACGGTGAACCGTCGTGATGGCCTGGTCAGGAAGCGTGATGCTGGGGTTCAGGGCGGCGATTCGGCTGTCGTTCCAGCGTGTGATGGTACCGAGGAAGATGTCGCTGACTGTCCTGGCATCGAAGCGCAGGGTGGGGTTGCCATCCAGGTTGTAGGTGAGAACGACAGCGCCGACGCACGTCGGAATGTGGAGCACGGGAGCCCCTATCGTCGTGGTCTCAGCCACGGTCAGGAATGCATCGGAGGCACCGAAATCCACGG is a window of Coprothermobacter sp. DNA encoding:
- the pstS gene encoding phosphate ABC transporter substrate-binding protein PstS; this translates as MPPYDHMIVLGNPKGFIEYLEVCMSAAGRRILSVALVALIAIGLVVPGVHATSAASTKTIVLTIDSTVATVAGSRVTLDAAPFIAGGRTMLPVRFVAEAMGAGVSFTTRQNGSVSRVNLGLPDTPTSLKAISLSLDSTTATVDGQTVTLDTTPVIREGRTFLPIRFIAEQLGAKVTPTADPSTGKTRTVTVVLPVVDVEVPRQMSGAGATFPLPLYSKMFDVYSSSTGTRVNYQGIGSGGGIKALTDKTVDFGASDAFLTVAETTTIGAPVLHIPTCVGAVVLTYNLDGNPTLRFDARTVSDIFLGTITRWNDSRIAALNPSITLPDQAITTVHRSDGSGTTSIFTNYLSMAVPIWKTKVGAGKSVSWPVGLGGKGNDGVAGLVSQNRGAIGYVELVYAIGAKLSYATMRNSSGNFITASLASSGRAAQIQLPDDLKVLLMNSSDSQAYPIAAFTWLLVYREQQYSGRTLGQAIALKRVLNWMLTTGQSVNESLGYGKMPEAAVQKAQKLISSMTYGGAPIPD